In one window of Desulforhabdus amnigena DNA:
- a CDS encoding STAS domain-containing protein encodes MDVLQKRRNDVIILLCRGRLDANTSPEFEKELFDLIRKGESKFVLDFQDLDYISSAGLRVLLKAAKTLKSSEGQISFSSLKDYVREVFEISGFDTIFRLHATQEEALNDF; translated from the coding sequence ATGGATGTCCTTCAAAAAAGACGGAATGATGTCATCATCTTGTTGTGCAGGGGGCGTTTGGATGCCAATACTTCACCCGAATTTGAAAAGGAGTTGTTCGACCTGATCCGGAAGGGGGAAAGTAAATTTGTTCTGGACTTCCAGGATTTGGACTACATTTCCAGCGCGGGATTGCGTGTCTTGTTGAAAGCCGCCAAGACGCTGAAAAGCAGCGAAGGACAAATCTCCTTTTCTTCCCTCAAAGACTATGTACGGGAAGTATTCGAAATTTCGGGGTTCGATACCATATTCCGCCTGCATGCGACCCAGGAAGAAGCTTTGAACGATTTTTGA
- a CDS encoding Crp/Fnr family transcriptional regulator, whose protein sequence is MPGEYHENLEILMEIPLFSGIPIEPFKVLAYLCQRRSFQPGEILFAEQEVDPQAYLILEGKARLLMQKNGDAILRRVGEMDFIGGFSLFCDMKRLFTLQAESKVKCLVITREKFQKTLTQFPSAGNKVFERLAWSIYEWESNFISEHVPSCENCKRSLGVSLL, encoded by the coding sequence GTGCCCGGAGAATACCATGAAAACCTGGAAATACTAATGGAAATCCCCTTGTTTTCAGGGATACCCATCGAACCCTTCAAGGTGCTGGCCTACCTTTGCCAAAGAAGGTCCTTCCAACCGGGAGAGATCCTTTTTGCAGAGCAGGAAGTAGACCCTCAGGCCTATCTGATTCTGGAAGGCAAAGCGAGGCTCTTGATGCAAAAGAACGGGGATGCGATACTTCGACGAGTCGGAGAGATGGATTTCATCGGGGGGTTCTCCCTTTTTTGTGACATGAAACGCCTCTTCACCTTGCAGGCCGAGTCGAAAGTGAAATGTCTCGTCATCACCAGGGAAAAATTTCAAAAGACCCTGACTCAGTTTCCCTCTGCCGGCAACAAGGTTTTTGAGAGGCTCGCATGGAGCATCTACGAATGGGAATCAAATTTTATCAGCGAACATGTTCCAAGCTGCGAAAATTGTAAACGAAGTCTGGGAGTCAGCCTGCTGTAA
- a CDS encoding ATP-binding protein, with protein sequence MSHKSFAVGEDIKTLRLPASIDSLEKFRAFLLQEINPRNVPEDLIHKIELVLEELLANVIHYAYPDIQGEVAVACFMEGGEKFSLVIQDWGRPFNPFDQENPDIFEDIRDRVIGGLGILLVRSMADEYSYRRRGETNIVKVSFKLRH encoded by the coding sequence ATGAGCCATAAGTCCTTTGCAGTCGGCGAGGATATAAAGACACTTCGTTTACCGGCAAGCATAGATTCCCTGGAAAAATTCCGCGCATTCTTACTGCAGGAAATCAACCCGCGAAATGTGCCGGAGGATTTGATCCACAAGATCGAACTGGTTCTGGAGGAGCTGCTTGCCAATGTGATTCATTACGCCTATCCGGATATCCAAGGCGAGGTGGCTGTCGCGTGTTTTATGGAGGGAGGGGAAAAATTCTCCCTGGTGATCCAGGATTGGGGACGCCCATTCAATCCATTCGATCAAGAAAACCCAGATATTTTTGAAGATATCCGCGACCGTGTAATTGGAGGGCTTGGAATCTTGCTGGTCCGGAGTATGGCCGACGAATACAGCTACAGACGCCGGGGGGAGACAAACATCGTTAAGGTGAGTTTCAAATTACGGCATTGA
- a CDS encoding tetratricopeptide repeat protein: MSAPIMREDWEALVEVLDMGIKRLDDKRIEPVKQSLLEFSSTAAMLGLTDLANAAVKFQEFLFEAVAPEWDEEAVATLSLSMKGLRENMDAEEYGPRFVEGLKEYLAYLEFYREGMEASLPAQAAEAEAATAEVAQAGAAAPAASKPKSVMEPQVEGFKLESAKKAEKTSPAMKEEALPESVISPASAAEAGYVMDKVYWYRELLSHDPTSKAFVALAEELCSRHAWQEAIETCRNGLRYHPQNLRGRILLGWALWESGDFGPAEQILADARGELEKNAVLYKILAEAAAKKGEPERSTELLKIYKSIQPSLAPSSSAPARESLSETTVEAPAIQIQQAEAEELEAEEEIRSEAVLEEAEIKEAEMELPVEAAEEKTTEPPIAFFCRFLEKYSRKPAGKFEGSTLFAEEDREALVRILARGTA, translated from the coding sequence ATGAGCGCCCCCATAATGCGGGAAGATTGGGAAGCACTGGTCGAGGTTCTGGACATGGGAATCAAGCGCCTCGACGATAAGAGAATTGAACCCGTCAAACAAAGCCTGCTCGAATTTTCCAGCACAGCGGCCATGCTGGGACTGACTGACCTGGCAAATGCCGCCGTAAAGTTTCAGGAATTTCTTTTTGAAGCCGTCGCACCCGAATGGGATGAAGAAGCGGTTGCGACTCTCAGTCTTTCCATGAAGGGGCTCCGTGAAAATATGGATGCTGAAGAGTATGGGCCCAGGTTCGTAGAGGGTTTGAAGGAATATCTCGCTTACCTGGAATTCTACCGGGAAGGCATGGAAGCATCTTTACCGGCCCAAGCCGCTGAGGCGGAAGCGGCGACAGCAGAGGTCGCACAAGCCGGGGCTGCAGCCCCCGCAGCATCAAAACCGAAATCCGTCATGGAACCGCAAGTTGAAGGGTTCAAGCTTGAATCCGCTAAGAAGGCAGAGAAAACTTCACCGGCAATGAAAGAAGAAGCCCTACCCGAGTCGGTGATTTCACCGGCTTCGGCAGCGGAAGCGGGATATGTTATGGACAAGGTTTACTGGTACAGGGAACTCCTGAGCCACGATCCGACCTCAAAGGCATTTGTTGCTCTTGCGGAAGAGCTCTGTTCACGGCACGCATGGCAGGAAGCGATCGAAACGTGCCGCAATGGTCTGAGATATCACCCGCAAAACCTTCGAGGGCGTATTCTCCTGGGGTGGGCTCTTTGGGAATCCGGAGATTTTGGCCCGGCAGAACAAATCCTCGCAGATGCGCGGGGGGAACTGGAAAAAAATGCGGTCCTCTACAAGATACTGGCCGAAGCTGCAGCCAAAAAGGGAGAACCGGAGCGATCCACAGAATTGTTGAAGATTTATAAGAGCATTCAACCGTCGCTTGCTCCCTCTTCATCTGCACCCGCGCGGGAATCTCTATCTGAAACCACGGTTGAGGCTCCCGCCATTCAGATCCAACAGGCTGAGGCTGAGGAACTCGAAGCAGAGGAGGAAATCAGGAGCGAAGCGGTGTTGGAAGAGGCAGAGATCAAAGAGGCGGAAATGGAGCTCCCCGTGGAAGCTGCCGAAGAAAAAACGACAGAACCGCCTATCGCCTTTTTCTGCAGGTTTCTTGAAAAATATTCTCGTAAACCTGCTGGGAAATTCGAAGGATCGACGCTTTTTGCCGAGGAAGACAGGGAGGCTTTGGTAAGAATTCTGGCACGGGGAACTGCGTGA
- a CDS encoding ABC transporter permease has translation MNRLIKILHEAGKAAIAFKLRTIFCLTSVALGVSSITIIVAATEGAYKTAYDMVEMFGPDALLVVGGSEESRAIGQREKTITLDDVIAIKEAFPSAYVVVPMTSVRDVTVSYKNKKNQTLVVGSTADYSRAWTWPVVEGSDLTLEDVKGLRNVGLIGPYLADQLFGPEEPVGKYILVKNIPVQIVGVLSSRGTTPTGANLDDRIIMPISTVMRKIQNETKYVSVLRARFVDPSRLEEYSEEIRLFLRQRHRLAEEEPDDFRVISPKEITKFLVALTGSLVVFLGIVGVISLIVAGFVLANLFLLSVRERTREIGIRRSVGARKSDIRLQFLFEAVIITTLGGLAGFILALGGAKLLTLVADFPIHFSWKAFATGLLLAWAVGIGFGLQPASSAANLEPIEALRR, from the coding sequence ATGAACCGGTTGATCAAGATCCTCCATGAAGCGGGCAAAGCCGCTATAGCCTTTAAATTAAGGACTATTTTCTGCCTGACCAGCGTGGCGCTTGGGGTTTCCTCCATCACCATCATCGTGGCTGCAACGGAAGGGGCTTACAAGACCGCCTATGATATGGTCGAAATGTTTGGGCCTGACGCTCTCCTGGTAGTGGGGGGAAGCGAGGAATCGAGGGCAATCGGCCAGAGGGAAAAAACCATTACCCTCGATGATGTTATTGCCATCAAGGAAGCGTTCCCCAGCGCCTACGTGGTGGTGCCCATGACTTCCGTCCGCGATGTAACGGTCTCCTACAAAAACAAGAAAAATCAAACTCTCGTGGTGGGTTCAACGGCAGATTACAGCCGCGCGTGGACCTGGCCCGTCGTAGAGGGCTCCGATCTCACGCTGGAGGATGTAAAGGGCCTTCGCAATGTGGGTCTCATCGGCCCCTACCTCGCGGACCAACTTTTCGGACCTGAAGAACCCGTTGGGAAATATATCCTCGTCAAAAACATCCCCGTTCAGATTGTCGGCGTACTTTCATCGCGAGGGACCACCCCGACAGGGGCAAACCTCGATGACCGCATCATCATGCCCATCAGCACCGTGATGCGAAAGATTCAAAACGAGACAAAGTATGTGTCGGTGCTTCGGGCCAGATTCGTGGACCCCAGCCGGCTCGAAGAATATTCGGAAGAAATCCGGCTTTTCCTCAGGCAGAGGCACAGGCTTGCCGAGGAGGAACCGGATGACTTCCGAGTCATTTCCCCCAAGGAAATCACGAAATTCCTTGTGGCGCTCACGGGTTCCCTCGTGGTGTTTCTGGGAATCGTGGGGGTGATTTCTCTCATTGTGGCGGGGTTCGTATTGGCCAATCTCTTTCTTCTCTCCGTTCGGGAACGAACACGGGAAATCGGCATCAGAAGATCGGTTGGCGCCAGGAAAAGCGACATTCGTCTTCAGTTTCTGTTCGAAGCCGTCATCATTACGACCCTGGGCGGCCTGGCCGGGTTCATCCTGGCTCTGGGGGGAGCCAAACTTCTGACCCTTGTCGCTGACTTTCCCATCCACTTTTCGTGGAAAGCCTTCGCCACAGGATTGTTGCTCGCGTGGGCCGTAGGGATCGGATTCGGCTTGCAACCGGCTTCCAGCGCCGCCAACCTGGAACCCATCGAGGCGTTGAGAAGATGA
- a CDS encoding ABC transporter ATP-binding protein/permease produces MITKRPLSYWVKTSSIRLQAALLIVIAVTVFVRVLPLELQKRIINKAIGLKEIDLLLTYCALYLAAVVVAGGLKFAINAIQTYISQHALAKIRKELYSHILSLPLSFFRQASSGMVVSSVVTEVVAASEFVGQAVAVPVTNLLTLMAFAGYMFYLNPLLAGLSIVIYPLILLIIPSMQKRSNKANKERVDITRTLSSRIGETVSGIHEVHANAGYEIENRKYGRLVDELLKVRVVWNLYKFGIKAINNFFQNLGPFILFVVGGYLTIKGRFDLGALVAFLSTYEKIYDPWKELMDFYQTYQDAHVSYKRLMEYFDYKPQHALKAPDRPPLHLDGNIQIKELTFSTPGGTQLLKGIHMDLKRGEQLALVGFSGSGKTTLIQCIAQLYSYTGGSILIDDQEVSGLTKYDIAQNVGIVSQTHYIFDGTIRENLLYSCESLVGKDDGPLPTVDEMIEVVQQVGLFIDVLRFGLEAILPIHEEEELVSRLIRVRENFQKHFSETLRDDVEFFDEHRYLYFSSIATNLTFGNANIDAFSQENLSTNSYFLDFLDKVQLKMPLIHLGRELAIQAIDILGDLPPDEVFFEQSPISIEELNDYKKVSAHAKDLSLSALTEDDRSRLLKLALRFNPGTHKMVDLPQILEPMILEGRFLFMKKIQAERPDAITFYRMSDYIHSQTILDNILFGKARTERPKAQENIYHSIIQLLIEEDLLEKILEIGMHFNVGTKGDRLSGGQRQKLAIARVLLKKPSILIMDEATSGLDNASQKRIQNLLDTKWKGRSTIISVVHRLEMIKDFEKVAVMKGGKIVEIGTYDELMAKKGMLFELVGGGKTSARRIP; encoded by the coding sequence ATGATTACAAAACGCCCGCTCAGCTACTGGGTCAAAACCAGCAGCATACGGCTGCAAGCCGCTCTTTTGATCGTAATCGCAGTGACCGTATTTGTGCGAGTGCTTCCATTGGAACTGCAGAAGCGAATCATCAACAAGGCTATCGGGCTCAAAGAGATCGATTTGCTTTTGACATATTGCGCCCTCTACCTGGCGGCCGTGGTTGTCGCCGGGGGACTGAAGTTTGCCATCAATGCGATCCAAACTTATATCAGCCAACATGCGCTCGCCAAAATTCGCAAGGAACTCTACTCGCATATCCTTTCCCTCCCTTTAAGCTTCTTTCGCCAGGCTTCCTCGGGCATGGTGGTCTCTTCCGTTGTCACGGAAGTCGTGGCCGCAAGCGAATTCGTCGGGCAGGCGGTGGCGGTACCCGTAACCAATCTGCTCACTCTGATGGCCTTTGCAGGATATATGTTTTACCTGAACCCGCTCCTGGCGGGTCTGAGCATCGTCATCTATCCCCTTATTCTCCTCATCATTCCCAGCATGCAAAAGCGTTCCAATAAAGCCAACAAGGAACGCGTCGACATCACCCGCACCCTCAGCAGCAGAATCGGAGAAACGGTCTCTGGAATTCACGAAGTTCACGCCAACGCCGGCTATGAGATCGAAAATCGAAAATACGGACGGTTGGTGGATGAACTTCTCAAAGTGCGCGTCGTCTGGAATCTCTATAAATTCGGCATCAAGGCCATCAACAACTTCTTTCAAAATTTGGGACCCTTCATCCTTTTTGTGGTGGGCGGTTATTTGACGATAAAAGGGCGTTTCGATCTCGGCGCACTGGTGGCGTTTCTCTCTACCTATGAAAAAATCTATGATCCGTGGAAAGAGCTGATGGACTTTTATCAGACCTATCAAGATGCTCATGTGAGCTACAAGAGACTCATGGAATACTTCGACTATAAACCGCAACACGCACTCAAAGCGCCCGACCGCCCTCCCTTGCACCTTGACGGCAATATACAGATCAAGGAGCTCACCTTCAGTACTCCAGGGGGGACTCAACTCCTCAAGGGCATCCATATGGATCTCAAGCGGGGAGAGCAGCTCGCTCTCGTAGGTTTTTCCGGCAGCGGCAAAACCACTTTGATCCAGTGTATCGCCCAACTTTACAGTTATACGGGAGGGAGCATCCTGATCGATGACCAGGAAGTTTCGGGTCTGACCAAGTACGATATTGCGCAAAACGTGGGAATCGTGTCGCAGACCCACTATATTTTTGATGGGACAATCAGGGAAAACCTCCTTTATTCATGCGAATCGTTGGTGGGAAAAGATGACGGCCCATTGCCCACAGTGGACGAGATGATCGAAGTGGTCCAGCAGGTAGGTCTTTTTATCGATGTGCTCCGTTTCGGGCTCGAGGCCATACTGCCCATCCATGAAGAAGAAGAGCTGGTTTCAAGGCTCATACGGGTGCGGGAAAACTTCCAAAAGCATTTCAGTGAAACCCTGCGCGACGATGTTGAATTCTTCGACGAGCACCGTTACCTCTATTTTTCCTCCATCGCAACCAATCTCACCTTCGGCAATGCAAACATCGATGCCTTCTCACAAGAAAACCTGTCCACCAACTCGTATTTCCTGGATTTCCTGGATAAAGTTCAGCTCAAGATGCCTCTGATCCATCTTGGAAGAGAACTTGCCATTCAGGCAATCGATATTTTGGGAGACTTGCCGCCCGATGAGGTTTTTTTCGAGCAAAGTCCCATATCTATTGAAGAATTGAATGATTACAAGAAAGTGTCGGCTCATGCCAAGGATTTGAGCCTTTCCGCCCTGACGGAAGATGATCGGAGCCGGCTGCTCAAGCTCGCTCTCCGCTTCAATCCCGGAACACACAAGATGGTGGATCTCCCTCAGATCCTGGAGCCGATGATTCTGGAAGGCCGGTTTCTTTTTATGAAGAAAATCCAAGCGGAACGACCGGATGCGATCACTTTTTATCGAATGTCCGATTATATCCACTCCCAGACGATCCTGGACAACATTCTCTTCGGGAAGGCAAGGACCGAGCGTCCCAAGGCACAGGAAAACATCTATCACAGCATCATCCAGCTTCTCATCGAGGAAGACCTCCTGGAAAAAATTCTCGAAATTGGGATGCATTTCAACGTGGGAACCAAAGGGGACCGCCTTTCGGGAGGCCAGCGCCAAAAGCTGGCCATCGCGCGGGTCCTCCTGAAGAAACCATCCATTCTGATCATGGATGAGGCGACTTCGGGCCTGGACAATGCCTCGCAAAAGCGAATCCAGAACCTCCTCGACACCAAATGGAAGGGACGGAGTACGATCATTTCCGTGGTGCACCGTTTGGAGATGATAAAGGATTTTGAAAAAGTGGCCGTCATGAAAGGCGGCAAAATCGTGGAAATTGGAACCTATGACGAACTGATGGCAAAAAAAGGGATGCTCTTTGAACTCGTAGGCGGAGGAAAAACAAGTGCCCGGAGAATACCATGA
- a CDS encoding TolC family protein — translation MNILLQNLRITLPVFFHVIAMAFSILMLPRPGYSINIDEAISLAERNLPSYKAAKLEVQSTENLYKASLSPYLPSLDTSTSQEYHDTTPEDFDLNTYDVTLSYLLFDGGRRKANRNIAELNLDITRQEQDKNLLDLEFNVKSSFYTAIARKEILEQRKIQLEDARKDHEVAQGRYKFGVAKLSDVLQASVRLEQARFKLVQAEGELAIGLANLNSLLGRDLNMVYDLDGRLSFEMAAPHLDLLSQAALKRPEIKQAEDLLKISKQNKSLEISAFFPDITANTSYSRADADRAIDDRSVGIKATWNIFELGKFYRTKSAQLEIHVSEENINETIRQLLLDVKRAYEDFLTASKNISVAQEQLAQAEQNYSQAFGEYKVGKGDILSLVQAESFLSTAREQLTTSKLNHILAKSLLERIAGIDKLESFQY, via the coding sequence GTGAATATTCTTTTGCAGAACCTACGTATCACCCTCCCCGTTTTTTTCCATGTCATTGCAATGGCTTTTTCTATCCTTATGCTCCCACGTCCGGGATATTCCATCAATATCGATGAAGCCATATCCCTCGCCGAAAGAAATCTACCATCTTATAAAGCGGCGAAACTCGAGGTCCAGTCCACGGAGAACCTCTACAAGGCATCTCTTTCCCCCTATCTCCCGAGTCTGGATACATCCACATCTCAGGAATATCACGACACAACCCCCGAAGACTTTGATCTCAACACTTACGACGTCACCCTATCCTACCTGCTCTTCGACGGGGGCAGAAGAAAAGCCAACAGGAATATCGCGGAACTGAACCTGGATATCACCCGGCAGGAACAGGACAAGAATCTGTTGGATTTGGAATTCAATGTAAAATCATCCTTTTATACTGCAATAGCACGAAAGGAAATCCTGGAGCAGAGGAAGATCCAACTTGAGGATGCAAGGAAAGACCACGAGGTAGCGCAGGGAAGATACAAGTTTGGTGTAGCAAAACTCTCCGACGTGCTTCAGGCTTCCGTACGACTCGAACAGGCACGGTTCAAGCTGGTCCAGGCCGAAGGCGAACTGGCCATTGGCCTCGCGAACCTCAACTCCCTTTTAGGAAGAGACCTCAACATGGTGTACGATCTCGACGGCCGTCTATCCTTTGAAATGGCCGCTCCCCACCTTGATCTTCTCTCCCAGGCGGCACTAAAACGTCCGGAAATCAAACAGGCCGAGGACCTCCTCAAGATCTCCAAACAGAACAAGTCCCTGGAGATCAGCGCTTTTTTCCCGGATATCACTGCCAATACAAGCTATTCACGGGCAGACGCGGACAGGGCTATCGATGACAGATCCGTTGGCATCAAAGCGACCTGGAACATTTTTGAATTGGGAAAATTCTATCGGACAAAATCTGCTCAACTTGAAATCCATGTTTCGGAAGAGAATATAAATGAAACGATCCGCCAGCTCCTTCTCGATGTAAAGAGAGCATATGAAGATTTTCTGACGGCCTCCAAAAATATTTCCGTCGCCCAAGAGCAGCTTGCCCAGGCGGAACAGAATTATTCTCAGGCCTTTGGCGAATACAAAGTCGGGAAGGGGGATATACTTTCCCTCGTACAGGCGGAAAGTTTTCTCTCCACGGCGCGGGAGCAGCTCACGACCTCGAAGCTCAATCATATCCTGGCCAAATCGCTGCTCGAGCGTATTGCAGGAATCGATAAGCTGGAATCCTTCCAGTACTGA
- a CDS encoding efflux RND transporter periplasmic adaptor subunit, producing the protein MKKFSLIFILIIACSAVGFFLYKKFFPKSEVKVLESAKVERGNIRGVLVETGIIKSQVGALVKIGARITGTVVQMNVKIGDRVKKGDLIALIDDREILQSIQRQRAALASAQNTLLQVERTYPERIKEARASFTYNKLNYEREQQLIKKDYTTADAVDKARSDFNATQANLKRLQEEYKTQGDIARANVDQAAAQIKQLEVNLSYTRIYAPIDGLVSDVTIQEGETIVTGLQVANLVTVIDPTLLEMWIYVDETDVGKAKTGQSVEYYVDTYPDRIFHGTIHRLNPEPVVKDNIVYYLAIVQVPKDDAAFLKPEMTSHVKIIYEEKRDILTAPNAAVKFEAGKQIAYKVIGPNKVEKLELKTGIRGEEQTEIVSGATEGEVLATKIILPVSSKP; encoded by the coding sequence GTGAAAAAATTTTCACTCATCTTCATTCTCATCATCGCATGCAGTGCCGTCGGCTTTTTTCTCTACAAGAAGTTTTTCCCAAAATCGGAAGTAAAAGTGCTGGAATCGGCAAAGGTGGAACGGGGAAACATCCGTGGAGTCCTGGTGGAAACAGGGATCATCAAGTCTCAGGTGGGAGCTCTGGTCAAGATAGGGGCCCGCATCACGGGAACCGTCGTTCAAATGAATGTCAAAATTGGGGACCGGGTAAAAAAGGGAGACCTGATCGCCTTGATCGACGACCGGGAAATACTGCAATCCATTCAACGCCAGAGGGCGGCCCTGGCCTCCGCTCAGAACACCTTGCTTCAGGTGGAACGGACGTATCCGGAAAGGATCAAAGAGGCACGGGCCAGTTTCACCTATAACAAATTGAACTATGAAAGAGAACAACAGCTTATAAAGAAAGACTACACCACGGCGGACGCAGTGGATAAAGCGCGAAGCGATTTCAACGCGACTCAAGCCAATCTGAAGAGGCTTCAGGAAGAATACAAAACTCAGGGGGATATCGCACGGGCCAATGTGGACCAAGCGGCGGCCCAGATCAAACAATTGGAAGTGAACCTTTCGTATACTAGAATTTATGCTCCCATAGACGGGCTCGTGTCCGATGTCACCATTCAAGAAGGTGAAACGATCGTCACGGGACTTCAAGTGGCGAACCTGGTCACGGTCATCGATCCGACGCTCCTCGAAATGTGGATCTATGTCGATGAAACCGATGTGGGCAAGGCAAAAACAGGGCAATCGGTGGAATACTACGTCGATACCTATCCGGACAGGATCTTTCATGGAACCATACACCGGCTGAATCCGGAACCCGTAGTCAAGGACAACATCGTCTACTATCTCGCCATCGTCCAGGTGCCCAAAGACGATGCAGCATTCCTAAAACCCGAGATGACCAGCCATGTCAAGATCATCTACGAAGAAAAAAGGGATATACTGACCGCACCCAATGCGGCCGTCAAATTCGAAGCGGGAAAGCAGATCGCCTACAAAGTGATCGGTCCAAACAAAGTGGAGAAGCTGGAATTGAAAACGGGCATCCGTGGGGAAGAACAAACGGAAATCGTTTCCGGAGCAACGGAAGGTGAAGTGCTGGCCACCAAGATCATATTGCCCGTCTCTTCAAAGCCTTAA
- a CDS encoding ABC transporter ATP-binding protein: MPFCFLKDIRKSYIIGEEEVEILKGINLQIERGEFTAIMGTSGSGKTTLMNIIGCLDVPTSGEYILADKLVSQFSDDELSTFRNEHIGFIFQNFYLLPYATVLENVLLPTLYTEKQKSGDPVKRAMELLRLAGIEDRAKFKPNQLSGGQQQRVAIARALVNDPELVLADEPTGQLDSKTANEIMQLLSAMNSKGKTVILITHDVNTAAFAKRMIRLSDGRIIE; this comes from the coding sequence ATGCCGTTCTGTTTCCTAAAAGACATCAGAAAAAGCTACATCATTGGGGAAGAAGAGGTTGAAATCCTCAAAGGAATCAATCTCCAGATCGAACGGGGTGAATTCACAGCCATCATGGGAACTTCCGGTTCCGGAAAAACGACCCTGATGAACATCATCGGCTGCCTGGATGTTCCGACATCGGGCGAATATATTCTCGCGGACAAACTGGTATCCCAATTTTCCGACGATGAGCTTTCCACTTTCAGAAACGAACATATCGGTTTTATTTTTCAGAATTTCTATCTGCTCCCCTATGCAACAGTGCTGGAAAATGTTTTGCTTCCAACACTCTATACCGAGAAGCAAAAGTCGGGAGACCCCGTGAAACGGGCCATGGAATTGCTCAGGCTCGCCGGCATTGAAGACCGGGCCAAATTCAAGCCCAATCAGCTTTCGGGCGGCCAGCAGCAGCGAGTGGCCATAGCACGGGCACTGGTCAATGACCCTGAGCTCGTGCTTGCGGATGAACCTACAGGACAGCTGGACAGCAAGACGGCAAACGAAATCATGCAATTGCTCTCCGCAATGAACAGCAAGGGGAAAACGGTGATTCTCATTACGCACGACGTCAACACCGCGGCTTTTGCAAAAAGAATGATCCGGCTAAGCGACGGGCGAATCATAGAATAA
- a CDS encoding ABC transporter permease has product MRRIILNLKIALRSLYSFKLRTSLAVLGVFLGTFSLILVSNLTDSLVKKGEMEIEKLGKNLLVVRSGTVLRFGASTRLLTQATTLTLEDAKALEDQSPFVHRASPSSSKPFPVRSRNTTLSAILVTGVTADYPDIRNFHVQEGTFFSPADDQELARVAVLGKKVAEKLFGDKSPLGKYILIWRVPCQVIGVMEEKGVDVSNVDQDNQIFIPVNSFLRRFVNQEYVNTIFVQTTSSENMSRAKTQIEGILRKRHKIREGQKDDFTVIDSKDVMALKTQATSMISILGRISATVSFLIGALGILSIMILIVNERRVEIGIRRAVGSRKRDIVLQFLMESSFISLIGGMVGVVFGFLVSILVFEVSKLPFSISLIGFVISFVASVTVGILAGIYPSKKATTIQPVDIIRS; this is encoded by the coding sequence ATGAGACGGATCATTTTGAATCTCAAGATCGCCCTGCGTTCCCTGTACAGCTTCAAACTCAGGACGTCCCTCGCAGTCCTGGGTGTTTTTCTGGGAACATTCTCCCTCATTCTCGTTTCCAACCTGACAGACTCTCTTGTAAAAAAGGGGGAAATGGAAATCGAGAAGCTCGGCAAGAACCTCCTGGTGGTCCGGAGCGGCACCGTGCTTCGATTCGGAGCAAGCACACGGTTGCTGACTCAGGCCACCACTTTGACCCTGGAGGACGCCAAAGCCCTGGAAGATCAATCCCCCTTTGTTCACCGTGCCTCTCCGTCGAGTTCAAAACCCTTTCCGGTCCGCTCCCGAAACACGACACTCTCCGCCATCCTAGTCACGGGAGTCACGGCGGACTATCCGGATATCCGAAACTTTCATGTTCAGGAGGGCACTTTTTTTTCACCGGCAGACGATCAGGAACTCGCTAGAGTGGCGGTGCTCGGAAAGAAGGTCGCGGAAAAACTTTTCGGGGATAAAAGCCCCCTCGGAAAATACATCCTGATCTGGCGCGTCCCCTGCCAGGTCATAGGGGTGATGGAAGAAAAAGGAGTGGATGTCTCGAATGTCGACCAGGACAATCAAATATTCATTCCGGTCAATTCGTTTCTCAGGCGTTTTGTCAATCAGGAATATGTGAATACGATTTTTGTCCAGACCACCAGTTCGGAAAATATGTCCCGTGCCAAAACGCAGATAGAAGGAATCCTGAGAAAAAGGCACAAGATCCGGGAGGGTCAGAAGGACGATTTCACTGTGATCGATTCAAAGGATGTGATGGCTCTCAAGACTCAAGCCACATCCATGATCAGCATCCTCGGACGGATATCGGCGACTGTCTCTTTTTTGATCGGAGCCCTCGGGATTTTGTCCATCATGATTCTCATCGTGAACGAGCGGAGAGTGGAAATCGGCATCAGGCGGGCCGTGGGATCTCGAAAAAGGGACATTGTTCTGCAATTTCTCATGGAGTCCTCGTTCATCTCCCTCATAGGAGGCATGGTCGGGGTTGTGTTTGGCTTTCTGGTCAGTATTCTTGTTTTCGAGGTTTCAAAGCTCCCCTTCAGTATTTCCCTCATCGGGTTTGTCATTTCTTTTGTAGCTTCCGTGACGGTCGGCATATTGGCTGGAATCTACCCCTCCAAAAAAGCGACGACCATCCAGCCCGTGGACATCATTCGGTCCTGA